The following is a genomic window from Pseudomonas purpurea.
ACTACGGGCACTTCAAGTGCAACCTGCGGCGGATTGCCGATTACCCGAACCTGTCGAACTGGTTACGCGAGTTGTATCAGTGGCCAGGGATTGCCGAGACGGTGGATTTTGAACACATCAAGAATCACTACTACGCCAGCCACCGCACCATCAATCCGACAGGTGTTGTGCCGAAAGGGCCGGCGCAGGATTTTACGACGCCGCATGATCGGGCGCGGTTGAGCGGGAAAGGGGTTTGGCGCAAGGCCTGAGGCTTATACAAGTTTTGAGGGCCCCATCGCGAGCAAGCTCGCTCCCACAGGTCTTGCGCAATCCTTGTGGGAGCGAGCTTGCTCGCGATGGCAGCAACTCGGTGTTCAGACTTGAGACTGAGCGCCTTCAAACCAGGCGAGTTTCTCGCGCAGTTGCACCACTTCTCCCACGATCACCAGCGTTGGCGCATGCACTTCATGCTCCGCCACCAGGAGTGGAAGGTTGGCCAGCGTGCCGGTAAAGACTCGCTGATTGGCCGTCGTGCCCTGCTGGATCAACGCTGCCGGCGTATCCGCCGAACGACCGTGCTGAATCAACTGCTGGCAGATGGTCGGCAACCCCACCAGCCCCATGTAGAACACCAGGGTTTGCGCTGGCGCGACCAAGTCGCTCCACGGCAAATCCGAAGTACCGTCCTTCAGGTGGCCGGTGACAAAACGCACAGACTGCGCGTAATCGCGGTGAGTCAGCGGAATCCCGGCATAGGCCGCGCAACCACTGGCCGCTGTAATCCCCGGCACGACCTGGAACGGGATGCCATGGGCCGCCAGTTCTTCGATCTCTTCGCCGCCACGGCCGAAGATGAACGGATCACCGCCCTTCAACCGCACCACACGCTTGCCCTGTTTGGCCAGATCCACCAGTTGCTGGTTGATCTGGTCCTGAGGCACCGCGTGATCGGCGCGTCGCTTGCCGACGTAAATCCGCTCGGCGTCGCGACGGCACAGTTCAAGAATCGCGGGAGCGACGAGGCGGTCATACAGCACCACGTCGGCCTGCTGCATCAGCCGCAAGGCTCGGAAGGTCAGCAAGTCCGGGTCACCCGGGCCTGCGCCCACCAGATACACCTCACCGGTTGCACTGGCTGATTCACCGTTGATTTTCGCCAGCAGCAAACGC
Proteins encoded in this region:
- the cysG gene encoding siroheme synthase CysG, with protein sequence MEFLPLFHNLRGSRVLVVGGGEIALRKSRLLADAGALLRVVAPEIETQLRELVQSSGGELVLRGYLEADLDGCGLIIAATDDEPLNAQVSADAHRRCVPVNVVDAPALCSVIFPAIVDRSPLVIAVSSGGDAPVLARLIRAKLETWVPSTYGQLAGLAARFRNQVKGLFPDVQQRRAFWEDVFQGPIADRQLAGQGAEAERLLLAKINGESASATGEVYLVGAGPGDPDLLTFRALRLMQQADVVLYDRLVAPAILELCRRDAERIYVGKRRADHAVPQDQINQQLVDLAKQGKRVVRLKGGDPFIFGRGGEEIEELAAHGIPFQVVPGITAASGCAAYAGIPLTHRDYAQSVRFVTGHLKDGTSDLPWSDLVAPAQTLVFYMGLVGLPTICQQLIQHGRSADTPAALIQQGTTANQRVFTGTLANLPLLVAEHEVHAPTLVIVGEVVQLREKLAWFEGAQSQV